CCAGCCGTCAACATTATTATTGGTATGTCCTGAAGAGCGTCGTGAGCGCGTAGATATTGCGTAAAAACTTGTCCGCTAGTCGTCGGCATAAAAACGTCCAAAACTACGCAGTCAACTTTCTCGCACTCGAGAATCTGCATAGCCTCATCGACACTGAGTGCCTTAAAGGCCTTAAACTTTGCCTTCTCCAACAATAGACCAAATAAATCCAATTGATCCTTGTCGTCGTCAACTATTAGAATATTTGCACGCGTTGCCAAATCTAGATGCCTTAGTGT
Above is a window of Deltaproteobacteria bacterium DNA encoding:
- a CDS encoding response regulator, with translation MATRANILIVDDDKDQLDLFGLLLEKAKFKAFKALSVDEAMQILECEKVDCVVLDVFMPTTSGQVFTQYLRAHDALQDIPIIMLTAG